GTCGTGGGCCTCAGCGCGTTCACGCTCGCGAGCCTGCTGTGCGCGCTCGCGCCGGACGTGCGGACGCTCGTGGTGGCGCGGATCCTGCAGGGCGTCGCCGCGGGCATCCAGATGCCGCAGGTGCTCGGCCTCATCCAGCAGCTCTTCCAGGGCGAAGAGCGGGCGCGCGCCTTCGGGCTGTTCGGCGCCGTGGTCGGCGTCTCCACCGCGTTCGGGCCGACCGTAGGCGGCCTGCTCATCCAGCTCGGCGGTCCGGAGGACGGCTGGCGCCTGCTGTTCTGGATGAACATCCCGCTGGGCATCGCCGCCATCGTCTTCGCGCTCCGGCTGCTGCCGAGGCGGCAGGCCCGGCCCGCGGGGCACGTGGGGCTTGATCCCGTCGGCATCGTGATCCTCGCCGTCGCCACGTTCTCGCTCATGCTGCCCTTCGTGCTCACCACGGGCGGGCCCGACGACGACCCGCGCCGCTGGCTCGCGCTCGCGGTCGCGGCGGTGGCCGCCGGCGTCTTCGTCTGGTGGGAGCGCCGGTACGAGGCGCAGGGGAAGTCGCCCGTCGTGCACTTCGCGCTGTTCAAGCTCGGGTCGTACCGCAACGGGATCCTCATCGCGACCGCCTACTTCGCCGCGATCCCCGCGGTCTTCCTGCTCACCACGCTGTACCTGCAGCAGGGGCTCGGCCTCGCGCCGGTGTTCGCCGGCATGGTCGGCATCCCGTTCGCCCTGTCGTCGGCCGTGACCGCGTGGATCGGCGGGCGGCTCGTGTCCCGCCTCGGCCGTCAGCTCGTGGTGATCGGGCTCGCCGTCGTCGTGGTCGGCATCACCCTCCTCCTGCTGGCCGCCGTCCTGACGCCGCGCGAGGTCACGCCCTGGGCCATGGCGGCGGCGATGCTCGTCGCGGGCGTCGGCGCGGGGTTCGTCATCTCGCCGAACCAGACGCTCACGCTCGCGGAGATCCCCGTGACCGAGGGCGGGGTCGCCGGGTCCATGGCCCAGGTCGGCCAGCGCGTCGGCACCGCGGTCGGCGTCGCGGCCGCCTCGGCGACCTTCTTCAGCACGCTCTACGCGGAGGCCGCGGGCGGCGCCGACGCGAGCCTCGCGGTGTACCACGACGGGTTCCGCAACGGCTTCCTCGTCACCATCTCGCTGGTGGCCGTGGCGCTCGCGCTCGGGCTCGTGGACCTCGGCCAGCGGCGTCGGCGCCAGCGCGCGGCGACGGCCTGACCCGCGGCGGCGCGCCCGCGCGGGAGCGTCCGGTGACCGTCAGCGCGCGACGACGGCCAGCACGGCCTCGTGCAGGTGGCCGTTGGTCGCGAGCGCGGAGCCGTGCCATGGCCCGGCCTCGCCGTCGACCGACGTGAAGCGCCCGCCGGCCTCCTCGATGACGGGGATCAGCGCGGCCATGTCGTAGGGCTTCAGGTCGTGCTCGCCCGCGATGTCGAGGAGGCCCTCGGCGAGCAGCATGTAGGCCCACATGTCGCCGAAGTCGCGCGAGCGCTTCACTCGGGCGGACAGGTCGAGCAGCTCCTCGAGGCGGTCGGCGTCCCGCCAGCGCTGCACGCCGGCGACGCTCATCGAGGCGTCCTCGAGCCGGGCGACGTCGGACACGCGGATCCGCCGCTCCTGGGAGGTCGTGGCCTGGCCGAGCGTGTCGTCGACGTAGGCGCCGAGGCCCGTCGCGCCCCACCAGCGGCGGCCGAGGGCGGGCGCGCTGACGACGCCGACCACGGGGACGCCGTCGATCGCGAGCGCGATGAGGGTGCCCCACACGGGGACCCCGCGGGCGTAGTTCGAGGTGCCGTCGATGGGGTCGACGATCCACTGCCTCGACGACGAGCCGCTCGTGCCGTACTCCTCGCCGAGGACGCTGTCGTGCGGACGGCTCTCGGCGATGCCCGCGCGGATCGCCCGCTCGACGGACATGTCGGCGTCGGTCACCCAGCTGGAGTCGGCCTTCGTCTCGACGGCGAGGTCGGCGGAGCGGAAGCGGTCGAGCGAGATCGCGTCGGCCATGTCGGCCAGCTCCCGGGCGAGCCGCAGGTCGGACGACAGGGAGTGCAGGGGTTCGGAGGCCACGGCGTCGAGCCTAGCGATCGGCCGGGTCGCCCTTCGCCGCGTCGGAGCGGTTGGACACCAGGTGCTGCAGCGAGTGGAGGCGCTCGCGCCCCGCGTCGCCGAGCTCGCCGGCCTCGACCCGGTCGACGATCTCCCAGTCGTGCGCCTCGGTGAGGGGGATCCCGCCCGGCGGCTCGCCCTCGGGCAGGTGCGCGTAGCTGGCGAACGAGCGCAGGATGTTGGCGGGGTCCACGTGGCCGAGGCCGAACGAGCGGACGCCCGGGGTGTCGATGATCCAGCCGTGCCCGCCGTCGACCGTCTCGACGCGCATCGAGACGGTCGAGCTGGAGGTGTGGCGGCCGCGACCCGTGACCTGGTTGACGACGCCCGTGGCGCGCTTCGCGTCCGGCACGAGCGCGTTCACGAGCGTGGACTTGCCGACGCCCGAGTGGCCCACGGCGACGGTCGTCCGGTCGGCCAGGAGCGCCCGCAGCTCGTCGAGCGGCACGTCGTCCGAGCGGCTGAGCACGATCGGCACGTCGAGCACGCGGAAGTGCGCGGCGAACGGCGCGGGGTCGGCGACGTCGGACTTCGTGATGCAGAGGATCGGCTGGATCCCGGCGTCGAAGGCGGCGACGAGGTAGCGGTCGACGAGGCGGGCGCGCGGCTCGGGCTCGGCGGCCGCGACCACGATGAGCATCTGGTCGGCGTTCGCCACGATGACGCGCTCGACGGCGTCGGAGTCGTCGGCGCTGCGGCGCAGCAGCGTGCGGCGGGGCGCGATGCGGACGATGCGCGACAGGCTGCCCTCGTCACCCGACGTGTCGCCCACGATGTCGACGCGGTCGTTGGTGACCACGGCCTTCTTGCCGAGCTCGCGGGCGCGCGTCGCGGTGAGCGTGTGCTCCTCCGGGGTGCCCTCGCCGACGAGCACGCCGAAGCGGCCGCGGTCGACGGTGAGGACGCGGCCCTCGACGGCGTCGGTGTGGCCCGGCCGCTGCTTGCTCCGCGGCTTGTTGCCCTTGGGGTTCGGCCGCACGCGCACCGAGGACTCGTCGTAGGCGTCCCAGACGCCGTCGTCCTGCTCCGGATCCGCGAGCCAGCTCACAGGAGCCCGCCGAGTCCGCCCGGCGCAGCGGGCCCCGCGATGCCGCCGAGGGCGAGCGGGTCGACGACGGCGCGCGGCGCCCGGCCGAGGAGGGCGCCGATCCAGAGCTCCGGGAACTCGGGCAGCGTCTTGGCGGTGGTGCCGATGTCGTCGATCTCGACGCCCGGGACGGCGAGGCCGATGATCGCTCCCGCGGTCGCCATGCGGTGGTCCTCGTACGCGCGCCACGGGCCGCCGTTCAGCGGGGCGGGTTCGATCGCGAGGCCGTCCTCGAGCTCGGTGACGGATCCGCCGAGCCCGGTGATCTCCGCCGCCAGGGCCGCCAGGCGGTCGGTCTCGTGCCCGCGCAGGTGGCCGATCCCCGTGATGCGACTCGGCCCGTCGGCGAGAGCCGCGAGGGCCACGAGCGCCGGGGCGAGCTCGCCGCCCGTGCTGAGGTCGAGGTCGACGCCCGGGATGCGCCCGCCCGCGGCGAGCCCCGGGCCGCCGTCGACGACGAGCGCGCCGCCCTCGCGCGTGACGGCGGCGCCGAACAGCGGCAGCAGGTGCGCGAGGTCGGCGCCGACCTGGGTCGTCTCCTCCGGCCAGCCGGGCACGGCCACGCGGCCGCCCGCGACGATCGCGGCGCAGAGGAAGGGCGCGGCGTTGGAGAGGTCGGGCTCGATGCGGACCTCGCGGCCGGCGATGGGCGAGGAGGGCACGACCCAGACGCCGGGCTCCGGGCTCTCGACCACGACGCCGCGCTCCGCGAGCGTGCGGATCGTCATCTCGATGTGCGGCATGCTCGGCAGCGTCCGGCCCGTGTGCCGGAGCCGCAGCCCCGCGGTGAACCGCGGCGCGGCGAGCAGGAGGCCGGAGACGAACTGGCTGGACGCCGACGCGTCGATGGCGATCTCGCCGCCCGGCACCTCGCCGGTGCCGTAGAGGCTGAAGGGGAGGGCGCGGCGGCCGTCGTCGTTGACGTCCACGCCCAGCGCGCGGAGCGCCTCGATCGTGCCCGACATCGGGCGCCGACGCGCGCTCGGGTCGCCGTCGAAGGAGACCGGCCCGAGGGCGAGCGCGGCCACGGGCGGCAGGAAGCGCATCACGGTGCCGGCCAGCCCGCACTCGACGGTGACCCCGCCCGCGAGCTCCGCCGGCGTGATCCGGAGGTCCGGCCCGAAGGCGCCGTCGCCGTCGACCTCCTCGATGACGGTGCCGAGCGACCGCAGCGCCTCGACCATGAGGCGGGTGTCGCGCGAGCGGAGCGGGGTGCGCAGCGTCGACGGGGAGTCGGCGAGGGCGGAGAGGACGAGCTCGCGGTTCGTCAGGCTCTTGGATCCCGGCAGCGGCACGGTCGCGTCGAGCGGCCCCTCGGCGACCGGCGCGGCCCACGGCCCGTCGTCGTCGGGCACCGGCGCATGGGTCCGGTCGTCGTCGTACGGGCTGAAGGTCGGACCGGAATACCTGAAGATCTCCATGGGTTCACCAGAGTACCGGGCACGCGTCCGGCAGGCCCGGGAACCGGGCCGGGAAGGACACCCGTGATCACGAGGACAGCACCGGCGGCCCCGTCCGTCGAGCTCGTGCGCGCCGTAGAATCTGCCTTGATGGCCAATTCGAGGAACACCAGTCACGACGCGCCGGCCGACACCACCGGGGGCGACGCCCAGCCCGCGTCGGCCGCGCCCGCGGAGCTCGTGGAGGCCGTCGTGCACTCCACGGAGGAGGCCGCGGACCAGCAGGAGGCCGAGCGGGCCGAGGTCGAGGAGCCGCGCGCGGCCCAGCCCGGCGACAACCGCGAGCTCTTCGAGGAGCAGGCGCTCCCGTTCATCGACCAGCTCTACGCCGCCGGCCTGCGCATGACGCGCAACCCCGCCGACGCGCAGGACCTGGTGCAGGAGACGTTCGTGAAGGCCTACACGGCCTTCCACCAGTTCAAGCAGGGCACGAACCTCAAGGCCTGGCTGTACCGGATCCTCACGAACACCTTCATCAACAACTACCGCAAGAAGCAGCGGGATCCGTACAACGGCACCATCGACGAGCTCGAGGACTGGCAGCTCGGCGGCGCCACGTCCGCCACCGCGACCACCACGCGCTCCGCCGAGGCGGAGGCCATCGACCACCTGCCGGACAGCACCGTCAAGGACGCGCTGCAGTCCATCCCGGAGGACTTCCGCATGGCGGTCTACTTCGCGGACGTCGAGGGCTTCTCCTACCAGGAGATCGCCGACATCATGAAGACCCCCGTGGGCACCGTCATGAGCCGCCTCCACCGCGGCCGCCGGATGCTGCGGGGCCTCCTTTCCGACTACGCGCGCGAGCGGGGCATCTCCACCGCGCACCTCACTGGAGCGACCAAATGAGCGACTGCGGCTGCGACAAGGCCAAGAAGGATCTCGAGGAGTACCTGCACCACGAGCTCGACAAGGCGGACGCCGCCGACATCCGCGAGCACATGGCGAACTGCCCCGACTGCGCGCGCGAGCACCGCGTCGGCGTGGTCCTCCGCGACACCGTGCGCCGCGCCTGCACGGAGGCGGCCCCCGAGGACCTGCGCGCGCAGGTGATGGACAAGCTCCGCGCCATCCAGGCGACCCACTGACCGGACGGGTCGCGCGCGGCCGGTAATCTCGGCGTGTGAGCAACGCGATC
This is a stretch of genomic DNA from Clavibacter zhangzhiyongii. It encodes these proteins:
- the aroA gene encoding 3-phosphoshikimate 1-carboxyvinyltransferase, coding for MEIFRYSGPTFSPYDDDRTHAPVPDDDGPWAAPVAEGPLDATVPLPGSKSLTNRELVLSALADSPSTLRTPLRSRDTRLMVEALRSLGTVIEEVDGDGAFGPDLRITPAELAGGVTVECGLAGTVMRFLPPVAALALGPVSFDGDPSARRRPMSGTIEALRALGVDVNDDGRRALPFSLYGTGEVPGGEIAIDASASSQFVSGLLLAAPRFTAGLRLRHTGRTLPSMPHIEMTIRTLAERGVVVESPEPGVWVVPSSPIAGREVRIEPDLSNAAPFLCAAIVAGGRVAVPGWPEETTQVGADLAHLLPLFGAAVTREGGALVVDGGPGLAAGGRIPGVDLDLSTGGELAPALVALAALADGPSRITGIGHLRGHETDRLAALAAEITGLGGSVTELEDGLAIEPAPLNGGPWRAYEDHRMATAGAIIGLAVPGVEIDDIGTTAKTLPEFPELWIGALLGRAPRAVVDPLALGGIAGPAAPGGLGGLL
- a CDS encoding inositol monophosphatase family protein, translated to MASEPLHSLSSDLRLARELADMADAISLDRFRSADLAVETKADSSWVTDADMSVERAIRAGIAESRPHDSVLGEEYGTSGSSSRQWIVDPIDGTSNYARGVPVWGTLIALAIDGVPVVGVVSAPALGRRWWGATGLGAYVDDTLGQATTSQERRIRVSDVARLEDASMSVAGVQRWRDADRLEELLDLSARVKRSRDFGDMWAYMLLAEGLLDIAGEHDLKPYDMAALIPVIEEAGGRFTSVDGEAGPWHGSALATNGHLHEAVLAVVAR
- the rsrA gene encoding mycothiol system anti-sigma-R factor, whose protein sequence is MSDCGCDKAKKDLEEYLHHELDKADAADIREHMANCPDCAREHRVGVVLRDTVRRACTEAAPEDLRAQVMDKLRAIQATH
- a CDS encoding MFS transporter, which translates into the protein MTGSTDPSTTTPDQDRTRWQAFWVCVGVAALTILDLSKVNVGLPSIEESLGAGSTDLQLIVAGYALAFGLALVPAGRLGDIRSRRLMFVVGLSAFTLASLLCALAPDVRTLVVARILQGVAAGIQMPQVLGLIQQLFQGEERARAFGLFGAVVGVSTAFGPTVGGLLIQLGGPEDGWRLLFWMNIPLGIAAIVFALRLLPRRQARPAGHVGLDPVGIVILAVATFSLMLPFVLTTGGPDDDPRRWLALAVAAVAAGVFVWWERRYEAQGKSPVVHFALFKLGSYRNGILIATAYFAAIPAVFLLTTLYLQQGLGLAPVFAGMVGIPFALSSAVTAWIGGRLVSRLGRQLVVIGLAVVVVGITLLLLAAVLTPREVTPWAMAAAMLVAGVGAGFVISPNQTLTLAEIPVTEGGVAGSMAQVGQRVGTAVGVAAASATFFSTLYAEAAGGADASLAVYHDGFRNGFLVTISLVAVALALGLVDLGQRRRRQRAATA
- a CDS encoding sigma-70 family RNA polymerase sigma factor; this encodes MANSRNTSHDAPADTTGGDAQPASAAPAELVEAVVHSTEEAADQQEAERAEVEEPRAAQPGDNRELFEEQALPFIDQLYAAGLRMTRNPADAQDLVQETFVKAYTAFHQFKQGTNLKAWLYRILTNTFINNYRKKQRDPYNGTIDELEDWQLGGATSATATTTRSAEAEAIDHLPDSTVKDALQSIPEDFRMAVYFADVEGFSYQEIADIMKTPVGTVMSRLHRGRRMLRGLLSDYARERGISTAHLTGATK
- the rsgA gene encoding ribosome small subunit-dependent GTPase A is translated as MSWLADPEQDDGVWDAYDESSVRVRPNPKGNKPRSKQRPGHTDAVEGRVLTVDRGRFGVLVGEGTPEEHTLTATRARELGKKAVVTNDRVDIVGDTSGDEGSLSRIVRIAPRRTLLRRSADDSDAVERVIVANADQMLIVVAAAEPEPRARLVDRYLVAAFDAGIQPILCITKSDVADPAPFAAHFRVLDVPIVLSRSDDVPLDELRALLADRTTVAVGHSGVGKSTLVNALVPDAKRATGVVNQVTGRGRHTSSSTVSMRVETVDGGHGWIIDTPGVRSFGLGHVDPANILRSFASYAHLPEGEPPGGIPLTEAHDWEIVDRVEAGELGDAGRERLHSLQHLVSNRSDAAKGDPADR